The following coding sequences are from one Leptospira mayottensis 200901116 window:
- a CDS encoding BolA/IbaG family iron-sulfur metabolism protein yields MTIDEIKNKIESGLPDSKVTILDPYRDGVHIKAVVIYKGFEGKSILEQHRMVYETLKEELKQEVHALALETRIQE; encoded by the coding sequence ATGACAATCGACGAAATTAAAAATAAGATAGAATCCGGTCTTCCCGATTCCAAGGTAACAATCTTAGATCCTTATCGGGACGGAGTGCATATCAAAGCAGTTGTGATTTACAAAGGATTCGAAGGAAAATCTATTTTAGAACAACATAGAATGGTCTATGAAACTCTGAAAGAGGAACTAAAACAAGAAGTGCACGCATTAGCGCTAGAAACAAGGATACAAGAATGA
- the grxD gene encoding Grx4 family monothiol glutaredoxin, with protein MNEEVKQKINDLIGTSKVFLFMKGTPEAPMCGFSAGVSNVLRSLGISFGSFNVLSDETMRQGIKDYANWPTIPQLYIDGEFIGGHDIVVEMAKSGDLQKKVGILNS; from the coding sequence ATGAACGAAGAAGTAAAACAAAAGATAAATGATTTGATAGGAACTAGTAAGGTCTTTCTCTTTATGAAAGGAACTCCGGAAGCACCTATGTGCGGCTTTTCCGCAGGTGTGTCTAACGTTTTAAGAAGTTTAGGAATCTCGTTCGGATCCTTTAACGTTCTTTCGGACGAAACGATGCGCCAAGGAATCAAAGACTACGCAAACTGGCCAACCATTCCACAACTTTATATCGACGGGGAATTCATCGGCGGTCACGATATCGTAGTAGAAATGGCAAAGTCCGGAGATCTCCAGAAAAAAGTGGGAATCTTAAACTCATGA
- a CDS encoding glutathione S-transferase N-terminal domain-containing protein, translating into MKLYQFQSCPYCAYVRSEFQNMGLVAGKDYELVEASRGTPGRKEVVKLGGQNQVPFLVDDDIKMYESREIVKYTKLKKKTS; encoded by the coding sequence ATGAAGTTGTATCAGTTTCAATCGTGCCCTTACTGCGCTTACGTAAGAAGCGAGTTTCAAAATATGGGACTCGTCGCAGGAAAGGACTACGAACTCGTGGAAGCCAGCCGGGGAACACCCGGCAGAAAAGAAGTAGTGAAACTCGGAGGACAGAACCAAGTTCCCTTTCTGGTCGACGATGATATTAAGATGTACGAATCGAGAGAAATCGTAAAATACACAAAATTAAAAAAGAAGACTTCCTAA
- the gshAB gene encoding bifunctional glutamate--cysteine ligase GshA/glutathione synthetase GshB: MQSLKLKPGEFFTPEIFTLKGFEDLEISTQIVIRDALNRGLEVEVLDRKNHFLRLKNSNGFVQYIKEASKTALDSYMSFLIMENKTISKIVMHESGLLVPEGDSFGDLESALVFWRRNSDRKIVVKPVTTNFGIGITILTPHASEEDAKKAIKIAFNHSESVIVEEFAEGNEYRFLVIGTETVAVCNRVPANVTGDGIHTIEGLVALKNEDKRRGVGHVTPLEKIQLGDTELDVLQQSGFTKDSIPSKDQKVFLRKNSNISTGGDSIDVTDLAHSFYKELAVKAAQLVGAKICGVDIILKDLEKQEDYRILELNFNPVLYIHNYPYEGKNRDVGNKILDLLGF, translated from the coding sequence ATGCAATCATTGAAACTAAAACCGGGTGAATTTTTTACCCCGGAAATATTTACTTTGAAAGGATTTGAGGACCTGGAAATTTCCACGCAGATTGTGATTCGGGATGCTCTTAATCGGGGCTTGGAAGTGGAGGTTTTGGATCGTAAGAATCATTTTTTAAGACTTAAAAACTCAAATGGATTCGTTCAATACATAAAGGAAGCCTCTAAAACCGCTTTAGATTCCTATATGTCTTTTCTCATAATGGAAAACAAAACGATTTCAAAAATTGTAATGCACGAGTCGGGACTTTTGGTTCCTGAGGGAGATAGTTTCGGGGATCTGGAATCGGCTTTAGTATTCTGGAGGAGAAATTCTGATCGAAAAATAGTTGTAAAACCAGTGACCACCAATTTTGGAATCGGGATCACGATTTTGACTCCGCATGCTTCCGAGGAAGACGCAAAGAAAGCGATTAAGATCGCATTCAATCATTCTGAATCGGTAATTGTGGAGGAATTTGCAGAAGGAAATGAATACCGTTTTTTGGTGATTGGCACGGAAACCGTTGCAGTTTGTAATCGAGTTCCGGCTAACGTAACTGGTGATGGAATTCATACAATCGAAGGGCTTGTTGCTTTAAAAAACGAGGATAAAAGGCGGGGAGTAGGACATGTGACCCCATTGGAAAAAATTCAATTGGGTGATACGGAACTAGACGTGCTGCAACAATCCGGTTTTACGAAAGATTCTATCCCTTCCAAGGATCAAAAAGTCTTTTTAAGAAAGAATTCGAATATCAGCACTGGAGGAGATTCAATTGACGTGACGGATTTGGCCCATTCGTTTTATAAGGAGCTGGCAGTCAAAGCCGCGCAGTTGGTCGGTGCAAAAATTTGCGGCGTAGATATAATCCTAAAAGATTTGGAAAAGCAGGAAGATTATCGAATTTTGGAGTTGAACTTCAATCCCGTTTTATATATTCACAACTATCCTTACGAAGGCAAAAATAGGGACGTTGGAAATAAAATTTTAGACTTACTCGGTTTTTAG
- the gshA gene encoding glutamate--cysteine ligase: MKTKELTQSKIEEVSLEILLRHAVKAKHGLEKESMRVGPDGMLAKTPHPAHLGSSLTNHYIKTDFAEPQLEYATHPRPKIEANIRELQDLHIYTFRQLDNELIWPFSMPPILPKDENEIPLGQYGTSHSGRWKTVYRHGLGLRYGRRMQTISGVHYNFSFSKVFLRQFLGKEISNFTKEEISSLYLHVIRNFMRRVHYLTYLTGSSAVFDSTFLPNPGNLKFEKHKNFTLYSPYATSLRMSEIGYTSRVQDTLGIHYNSLEEYAERMCYAVHTPCPNYVSFSQNADAQLNPNYLQIENEFYSPIRPKQVPKEDERPLDALLRRGIEYIEIRSLDIDPYSPVGVCRLNLAFTQLILLDSLLSPSPLISEEENTILKENLDSVIWEGRNPELEINSNGTKKNFQVAGAEYSESLRHYAKILDLHTKRRMYQESIDFQIKKWKNPDKTPSGKLLSEILKRDIEFRDKGIELARENRRALSYLEYSPGTLMKIEKEVVRSFQEKEQLEKEEIQSQYPTVKLCNH, translated from the coding sequence TTGAAAACTAAGGAACTCACTCAATCGAAGATAGAAGAAGTATCCCTTGAAATTCTTTTGAGACATGCCGTAAAGGCGAAACACGGCTTGGAAAAAGAAAGTATGAGGGTAGGGCCCGATGGAATGCTCGCGAAAACCCCGCATCCAGCGCATTTGGGTTCGAGCTTAACCAATCACTATATCAAGACCGATTTTGCGGAGCCTCAACTTGAATACGCAACCCATCCTCGTCCTAAGATTGAAGCGAATATTCGTGAATTACAAGATTTGCATATATATACGTTTCGTCAATTGGACAACGAACTTATATGGCCTTTTAGTATGCCTCCGATTCTACCGAAAGATGAAAACGAAATTCCTCTCGGACAATACGGGACTTCCCACTCCGGAAGATGGAAAACGGTCTATCGTCACGGATTGGGTCTTCGTTACGGAAGGAGAATGCAGACCATTTCCGGAGTTCACTATAACTTTTCTTTCTCGAAAGTTTTCCTTCGTCAATTTTTAGGAAAAGAAATTTCGAACTTTACGAAAGAGGAAATCTCTTCTCTTTATCTGCATGTGATTCGAAATTTTATGAGAAGGGTTCATTATTTAACGTATCTCACTGGATCTTCCGCCGTTTTTGATTCCACTTTTTTGCCGAATCCGGGAAATCTCAAATTCGAAAAACATAAGAATTTTACGTTATATTCTCCTTATGCCACTTCTCTCAGGATGAGCGAGATCGGATATACGAGTAGGGTTCAGGATACATTAGGAATCCATTATAATTCTTTGGAAGAATATGCAGAACGGATGTGTTATGCGGTTCATACCCCGTGTCCTAATTATGTTTCTTTTTCTCAAAATGCGGACGCCCAACTCAATCCGAATTATCTTCAGATTGAAAACGAATTTTATTCTCCGATTCGTCCGAAACAGGTTCCCAAGGAAGATGAAAGACCGCTAGATGCTCTTCTTCGAAGAGGAATCGAATACATAGAGATTCGTTCTTTAGACATCGATCCTTATTCCCCTGTGGGAGTTTGTAGGCTTAATCTCGCCTTTACCCAGTTGATTCTTTTGGATTCTTTGCTTAGTCCTTCTCCTTTGATTTCCGAAGAAGAGAATACGATCTTAAAGGAAAATTTGGATTCCGTGATTTGGGAAGGAAGAAATCCGGAATTGGAAATCAATTCGAACGGAACCAAGAAAAACTTTCAAGTAGCCGGAGCGGAATATTCGGAGTCTTTGAGACACTACGCAAAAATTTTGGATCTTCATACTAAAAGACGTATGTATCAGGAATCGATCGATTTTCAGATTAAAAAATGGAAGAATCCGGATAAGACTCCTTCCGGAAAATTACTTTCCGAAATTCTAAAACGTGATATTGAATTCAGAGATAAGGGAATAGAACTCGCCCGTGAAAATCGACGTGCCCTTTCTTATTTGGAATATTCTCCTGGAACTTTGATGAAGATAGAAAAGGAAGTGGTTCGTTCCTTTCAAGAAAAAGAACAATTGGAAAAAGAAGAAATCCAATCCCAATATCCTACTGTTAAACTATGCAATCATTGA